Genomic window (Terriglobales bacterium):
CCATTCCCGGCGCGGAAATCTATTATGATCCGCATTTCCTTCCGGCCGGCGAGGCAAGCAGAATATTCAACGCGCTCTTGAGTGAGTGCTCGTGGGAGCGGCGGCGCGGTCCGTTTGGATATGCTGTGCCTCGGGACGAGGCCTATTACGGTGATCCTGGAACGCACTACACATATTCACGCCGCGAGTACAAACCGCTGCCGTGGATTCCGGAATTGCTTTCGCTTAAGACGCAGGTCGAAGAAGCCACGCCACTGTCAGCGTATGCCAACTTGAATTTGCCGAAGCAGAGCTACAACGCCGCGCTCTGCAATCTGTACCGCAACGGAAACGACAGCGTCGGTCTGCACGCCGATGCGGAAGCGGAGATGGGCCCGGTGATCGCATCGGTCACCTTGGGTGCAGCGCGACATTTCCGGCTGAAGCGGAATAACGGAGGGGTCGTGTTCGCTGAAAAGCTGCCGCACGGCAGCCTGTTGATTATGGCCGGGGAAACCCAGAAGAACTTCAAACATGAGGTTCCCAAAGAACCCGAGATCACTGAGCCGCGCATCAATCTGACCTTTCGGCGCATTGAGCATTAGGTGTTCTCTATCTTCGGACCCACCCTTCGCCAAAAGCGGGCGAAAGGGCCGACCACCCACCCGCCCTTCTTTCAATATGACAAATAGTGAACCTCATTCGGGCTCAAGCTGTTTTCATGCGGATTTGAATCTCTTAATTTCTGCGTAATCAGTCAGATAAGTCGTGTATCTCGCAACCCACCCCGCGCGCTGGTTTGCATCCAAGTCAGGAAACGCT
Coding sequences:
- a CDS encoding alpha-ketoglutarate-dependent dioxygenase AlkB, whose translation is IPGAEIYYDPHFLPAGEASRIFNALLSECSWERRRGPFGYAVPRDEAYYGDPGTHYTYSRREYKPLPWIPELLSLKTQVEEATPLSAYANLNLPKQSYNAALCNLYRNGNDSVGLHADAEAEMGPVIASVTLGAARHFRLKRNNGGVVFAEKLPHGSLLIMAGETQKNFKHEVPKEPEITEPRINLTFRRIEH